In Vanessa cardui chromosome 9, ilVanCard2.1, whole genome shotgun sequence, the DNA window ATCAATTTGCTTTCGCGATAAATCCACTACCAAGAATACGCCTGAATTAAAAAGTATACTAGTCTGCTAGCCTTGgttcgaataaataatatatttttattctaggCGCTTTGACATACTTTGTACAGTAATATAAAACGATTTATGAGAATTGGTATTTCTATACATCGTTCGAACCGCAATTCAAGCATCATGGTTGATGATTTGCTAAATTCATTATGGTtcgtatcaaatcaaaattaaacgaGGTAGCATGCAAGACGAACGTGTTGTGAAGTGAACTGTAAGTTAATTACAATCGTAATTTTCAACTTAAGTAGTATTAGAAATATAGCAATTAgtaaaaatttgaaaactgtCTATATCTATctcattttctttaattaatatagtaattaatcCATATGATTAACAATTAAAGAGACAATAACTTTAAAGTCATAATAATACAAGCAGTTATTATACCTAAGATCGATAATTGTAGGTTCATAATCGTTTACGACGTTTGACGACGacgtttaaatgtaattttttttaaattacaataatagatATCAAGAGTAATAAATATCGACTGACAAACCTAGTTACTAATCTCTTTCCTTAATACCACTATGCGACGCTTAATGAGAAATCATAGCTTAATGAATAAATGCCCACAACTGgtcttttaatatatgtatttggtgACTTTGATAGTATTAACGCTGAAAACTCGACACATTTCGTCCTATACTTTTTGCTTTTACATtactttagaaaataattattagtagacaaaagtaataagtttttaataggTACCGTGATACTCGACGAGGACAATGGAAACGTTTCCTGAAGCGTGCAGCCAtcacatttatatttacttattccATATACCAAGTTCGCAGTTGGAAGGCAAATTTCGTGTAGTTACAATCAGTGCTTTTAGTGACTTCCTTCTTTTTGCATACAAAAACTAACATAAAATTCATACTTACAAACATTTCTAATACAACATCAGagcaaacaaattaattaataattatttaaaatttactcattatgtaatttatatgttgtggatattttttaaatattttctctatattttaattttttacagtttttctTAACTAATGTGTAAATGTTTGCTTTGCATTCACGTCGATTACGAAGGTAAGATATTgtatcacatatatttttaatatttgtttattggaTCAATATTTTGTCAAAAGTTGATTAGCTGATTATAAAATGCACTTCAGTAATAGTTAACTGACTTGTTCCTTTCGTTGGTTTAGTGGTTTGATTTATCAATCTTAACTGATCGGAATAGGATTGGAGAATGAAATTCAAAGTCGGCTTCAAAGTTATATGAACTGTTTGCTTTTTAATCTTTAGTAATTATTCGGAGGTGAAAAGTTAAGTGATTGCACTTCCGTGTCTTGGAAAACTCGTAAATCTTGCCCCGTGCCTGAAGACTTTCCGGTTGTGTCGGATTACCGTCCAATTAGCTTGAGAGAAAATAGACAGTTTGCTGTATTATTAAAGTTCACGGCTATATTATTCTAAAGCTTACATTTTATCAATATTccaaagttgttttttattaaaattaaattaaaatcgataGTTATTCCGATGTTATTTCAATTCcaatttaattagttttgagTTTGTTAGTCGTATTGACCGTTAGTAGTTACATTTGGACTTACAAATCTTGATGATTTCGttcaaataaaactatgttTGCTTTCAAACTTCTCGCGATATTAAttcttttgatattatattgattcCAAACCCTTGATTACACtctattttttctatttatgaaaatcctttatatttttcataattattcaaattcataAAAGAATATTTGGAAACACTAAGTGAACGTTGCAGATTTTTCTCAAAactaattaaactaaatatgacatataaattatataaaatattaaaggtaTTAGGTAAGGAAATAAATCATGAAAATATTCCTAAGTGTTGAgcaattaagttattatattttaaattatttttctattatgtatattttagaataatagGATAATGTTGGTACTACCTACTCGTAGGAGATTAAGTGCTCTGTCTTCTGGTTCGGCGCGAAGACGGGCTAGGGAACGACTACGGGCCGAACAAACTCGTGCTGAGGGCGAACGGCTCGCAAAAGAAAAACGTGAACAACGATCTAAAGAGAAGTTTGAACAGCAGAAGCAGGTATGCGCAGATTATCTCAAACTTGGTATCAAATGTTTTACAAAACCATTATTCAAatctttatcaatttttttttcggcGAATAAAGACATGAAAATTCCGCCGATTAATTGAATCCTAGACGTGTGTGGTGATATGTGTTTTGGTGAGCTGGTgaatgaaaattatacaaaacagtttttatttgttataattttcaaGTCTATTGTGGCATTTTACAAGagataaattattgattatattacattttttggtCATTGTCACTTGCACAAAGCTAAATAATGTGTAGTGttggatattatttatatacttactcAACCAATTAATCAAAATTGAGGTTGATGAGAGAGTTAAAATATGGATATATAGACAATTTTACCGATATGTAACATTAATCATACGTCAACATAACATGTCACACATTTTGATTTAATGcctatcatttttattacatttagctTATTCCAATTGTAGAAGAAATTATCATATGCAATTTCCTCATACTTCAGCTATATTTCGCATTACTGACAATCTTGACtaatacatctttatttataatacttatactaCTAATGctttaatttaacttacaaagttgcaaaaaaagtttcgtttaatttcaaaacactattttttcgAAATCGATTCGAAGACGAAcgttgtttatttgacttttgtcCTCGTGTGGTTGAAATAGACTACAGACAGCAAAATTTATGACAAGTACTAGATGAAATGGACATGCTGAAGAAATTCACATAACCACCAATTGTTCATTGTTTGCCAGAGTCAGAGAAAGTCAAAATCATGTCGAGgagaaataatttttatattttttatatctcacAAGTTACAATTGGTTTTGATATGATAAAAAAGGAAGGTGAATTTCAAGTATTATAATGATGtacttataaattgtattaaatccTTGAACACATTATTATTGAAGGTTTGGTATTGCAATATGAGTAAAGTATCCTGTTAAATAACCCAGTGCTGCAACAGGCCTTCTCTCCCCTTGAGAAAAATGTTTAAAGGAGCTTATTCCGTGACGCTTCTATAAGTGCTGGCAGatacacatatacacatatggcagaatttcatccaacACACACTGTTTTCTGTGCGATGTTTTTACATcatgtgtttttatattacgaggaaaattattaatacaaataagtgCAAATAACAAATGGACATTCAGTAATGCTTTCTATTTTTGTGTTCTTTTATGCATCAAAaatgaatacatataattttaattaaaattacgatTATCAATTTCTTAGGCCCGATTAGAGCTGGCGTCGTACGAGCCGTGGGGTCGCGCAGGTGGCGGTGCGCCCAACCCTCGGAGCGTACGATTTTGCAACCTCCGTGCTATTGGTATCTACCCCGAAGATGAGCTTAAGGTAGTTCATTTAGGCACTGTTAAGTTGCTAAAAATTAACTCACTTTCCTTTGATAAGTAAAAACGTCATGTCAAAACATAGATGTTTTTCTAATATGACGGCCCCagtcattacattacattacaatgGCCAAAggcgattaaaaaatatttcgtggGCGGTTGGTACCACACCCACAAGTTTAATTATTGATTAggctttgttatatttttttccgaaatgaaatgaattttgagcaaatgaaattaataacatttttaaatggaGAATAATCAAAACagagatttttgtatattttgatattggaaatatttttcgctgcttaatttattgtaaatatattatattgacgaTTACCAAGgccaaatgtttaaaaaaatacgttcttaaagtctattttaagatgaaacaaattataattacgaaacatatcataattttaatatttaagatgatTGCATAAATTAggaatttatcaaatattaactttattggCTAATCATATTAAGCGTTATTAGATTAAAGTCAAATTCAACTTTTGAACTTTACGCCGATTTATtggcataaaaaaaatgtttcgaaaACAAGCATCGTGCCTCGTCGTCAATGCTTGGGGTTATAATGATTGTAATCAAGCAAGCGTTGAAATCAATCTGTATAAGGCAAGGGTCACATTACGTTTGCAAGGCGGGCCCGACGGATGACAGTGACATAACGCGAATACTTTAAAAGTGTGCTGAATATGTCCTGACTTTCGCGGTAAAGaatttaaacaatgtttaaGTTCATTGTAACCAAACACtacatatacttttattaaaaaatagatttgtTGATCAGTTTCAAAGGCATTTCCATCGCTTAATtcgattaatatataattcgaaAAGTTACACATATCGTCTATTTCTATCAAGCCAactttcattatataaaaaacacataagTTTTTATATCTGCAGATTAaaaccatatttttatttttaattcttagtattttttagtacaataattacgaatattttttatctaattcGTTCCATCAACACATATAAAGCTATTTCTTTTGTATTCTTTAAAATTGCAGGGCGTAGCAGCACACGAACCTTGCCGAGGGTGGTCATCGCCCCGTCGGCACAGATGCACACCGCTTCGTCTCCGCGAAGATCCGCAACTTTGTTACGCCGATGTTTTACGACAAACCGTTGACAATGATATTAGATATAAGCAGACGCCAAACCAACAACAGGCCTACAAACAAATACTAGGTTTTACAGAAGAACGTTCATTTGTCTTGCTATAGTAACAAACACAATgtcgtatttaattttttatctattttatttactgttaatCTTAGTTTTATAGATTCATAATGTGTCTTAAAATCACGTGAAATTAACTAGTTACAGAAAGAGACACAATAAGTAGATGGCTGTAAATAGCTTTAACTGTTATGTGTTTCAGATGAAATGGTTGAAAAGAGACAGAAATCAATAAAGGAATCTTTAAGACGCAATTTGGAATACGAGCGCAAAATGGTAAATTAAAAGtcatatttttagaaatttagccttttttacattattatttttacgtttaGCACACGATGGATGGACCTTGGGGCAAGCCTGGACCTGGTGGGACGATTTGGAGGAACCCTCGAGATATTGGCTTAAATTTCTCTAAGTCTATGGTAAAGCAAGTTATGTAATATTGTGAACgacaaatatgttaaaatacgTGAATTAAATAGCTTGGTTTAATAATTTTCAGGGTTGgacaaataatgaaatttttaataaattaagggGTGAACACAAGCGGCATAGGTCGTCGCTTACTTTACCTAAAGTAAAGACAGTCGACGACTGTCCCAATGAAGATGAGAcaccaaataaagaaaatataaaaccatCCAGCGTTGAAAAATTACCTGACATACCCGGTAAACAATTAAGTCCAAGTAATAATGACTGCACcgatgaaaaatttaaaagtggagacaaagaaattaaatatacttctaATAAAAACGGTAGACAAAAACGAAACCAGAATAAGAGTAAATTCGTGAAAAGGTTATCTAATGGAGAAAGAGTAACTCGCAGAATTCCTGATGATGACGAGGACAACAGAGAAAGTAATGTCGTAAACAAAAAACTAACACCAGAGGCTACAATATTACGTGTGACGGGAGGCATAGAACTTGTTCCATTGTTAGCAAGAAGAAGGCGCGTTGGTGCTCGAACTCTGCCATCGAGCGATGTCACACGACCTCCGGACCAGCCATGCgagtatgtattaaataaacaataactaaCTTATAAGTTcaatgctatattttgatatctAATATAAGTAGTTGTTGGTGATTGTGACGTAACTGTTTTTGACTGGAAGAGTtcaaattcatttgtttaatataattcaataactatattattaacttCAATAAGCACATTACTTACATAATGTATACCTACATTCAGTAGGTATAAGTATTATGTAAGTTGAATACTTAGCAAACGATCGGTAACCAGGTTTTAAGATTTTTCtccattatattatgtaatttaaaaatctgaatatatagtaaagaaaaatttCACCCGAAACAATTGGATGGAGCAATTCATTGctcataatttgataaataagaaaaaaaattatgttatattctaATATTGGACACGTGAAGGCCACGAGTAGGCAAACCTGCAATGTTAGAGAAactctattaattaatttttcaaactAACACATTGGAAATAACTCATTTTTGCCTTAGCCACGTTTCATAACATGATTTTAAAATGAGGATGACTTTGTCGTGgtgaaatacatatttgtttccATACGAGTTTtgcaacttatataaaaatcatgttttataaagttttatatttcataaccaTAGTGACGCCTTGTTTGACATTACCAAAaacttagttttattaattgatatataattaaatttttaatataaaattccctaaaaaaattgtgtagtttatttttaaaattttggcaTGATTCCATGATGTCATAGTGTGTTCCcaaaaaaatttagaaaataacttTAACTATTATTCAGAGGGTTCTTTTCTATTATTACCCaacatagttaatatttcaaaatataaagtaaatatttttacttttttctgtaaatatttgatatggTTTTATACTCGCAAATTGGGGTCATATTGGTGCTTAATAATATTGCTGATGTCAATAATACTTAAACTCATGATGATGTCACAACTTTCTATCAAAGGTCATGTCATTCggaagatatattattaatcgcCCTGAAGAATGGTAGTACATATTGATAAAATCTCAagtaatttattgattaaaaatgataGTGTCGTAAAGTACGAGAGTgctatttattagtattaattttcTTTCGTTATGTATAGGTAGTCgaaatggctcagtggttagaacgcgtgcatcttaaccgatgattgcgggttcaagcccaggcaagcaccgctgattcatgtgcttaatttgtctttataattcatctcgagctcagcggtgaaggaaaacatcgtgaggaaacctgcatatgacaaatttcatagaaattctgccacatgtgtattcttccaacccgcattggaacagcgtggtgaaatatgttccaaaccttctcctcaaggaaagaggaggcctttaggccagcctcccttttagcccagcagtgggaatttacaggctgttgttgtttgttgtatgtatAGGAAGATAATatctgaataataatatttaaattgttttttgacTATAAAAATCTGCAATTACTCGAAATATATCCTAAAtctcaatgaaaatattttaaaattattttagtattaagtaggtatatgtaattaaatattcctGTGACTTCAAATTGTCAACATATAACGAGTTTATATACAGAAAATTTTTCCAATTAATTATTGCGTTTTTTTAATCAGATGGCGGGAGCTTATGGATGTTGACTATTTAAGAGAACTAAAACATCAAATTCGTGTAAAAAGTGAAAAACAAGAGGTAAGACTGATACAAATATTTGCAAGTTCAaaacttattcaaaatatacatattttcacCAATTATTTTCTAGAAATTTAAtgttaacataacatttttaaataggtaTGTTTTGTATGATATTGGGAAAAATGAGTCTCGAGGATGCTGTGTCCAGTAACCTGTATCTCCTGCAGAGCTGCTCAAGGACATATTTAGGATCAGATAGTTCCCAGATTTAGGAccggaaataaaataaattaactaccTTGCCATTAGGGATATATCCTGTTTTTATTCTTTAACAAATTTTTTAAGTCACTATTTATCCACTATTTATGTGTGTTCTTTtcttcaataactttttattgggtgctttttacttatacataaaattttatcactAACCTTTTACCCAATAATACAATCCCAATATTCGTATCGATCGTGCTATAGAAATCGGATTAAGACTAGTAGAATCAAACTGGCCATTGGAGGCCAATGCACTGACTACTCCAACCGATCACCGCGGAAAAAAGCGCTTTGACTGaggttaatattaaattaaaagagaaGAGGAAGAGGAAAGGATCGCTTTCCATTGACTAATTCTTAGGTAGCTACGACGTTGAAGACCTATTCGATACCGGTTTAAGTAGACACCGGTTATTCGTGAACGAAATAAACAGCGGACCCATCGTCTCTCAAAGCATAGGAGCTGCCTTCGGGAACAAACTGCAGGCACGTGCAGACGGCTACTAGCCGTCCATCCTCACGGTGGCTGATTGCAGGTAGCCGTAATCGTCATAGTAGCCAAAAACAATTGGAACTGAGGCCCTTCGTTTCATTTGCACTAAGGCGGAAGAGACACATTATTTGCAGGCCGTAGGAAACCTGAGAGTAGAATTGATGCTCATTGATTGTACATTGATGTATTGACTTGAAAGTGACCATGACAGTCCTATCGTCTGCCCTTTCTGCAGTGGTACCACCGGTAGCTAGCTCCTTCGCTTCTGCCTCTTCTCCCAAACTCCGCCGTAACCAGCGGTGCTACTTAAGATGCTTCGGGATTTGACACATGAGCCCAATGCTTGTCAAAGGTTGAAGCTAGATGTGCTATAGGTGCGTGCTTTGCAACGATGCAGTATGAAGTCTGTGCCGACGCAGAGAGGTTCATTCTCCATCTGAGAAAAATCGCCAGTTTGTAGGGAtagctttaaaaattaaaatatcgatCAATGGAAGTTAATTTTCTGAAGTATTAAATTTGATGACGCTAAGACTGTTCTCCCATATTACTTCATCGAATATTGAACTTCATGCTTATTTTCGTGTTCGTATTGCAGGAGAGTCGCCGCGATTCCGCAGAGAGCGTACAGCGCCACCACAAGACATGGGCATCTCTGTGGGGCCGTCCCGGGCACGGCGCGCCACAACAGCGCGGTCGGTACGCGCGCAGCAACCTCGCACAACTACTCTATGTTCCACATCTCACTAGTTCAAacatataattccttttttgtacatcaaatatattattgatgcaTTTTATGGTCACATTTCGTTTACATTCAACAATATCCGttaaaatgtacttatatttgagtttaatatcgtttaaaatactgataataaaaatatcgaaatcaATATGTTACGaacgattttatttacaaaaaaacttaGCTGCAACTTAATTTGTAAGGAATAAACAGTTATTGTAAAAAGCATTACAAAACGTTTTCGTTTAgttacaaatattgttaattattattaaagaataatatgtGGCAACTCTAATACTTCACCGGAAACATAGTATAGCTTAATATCgcaatttcttatatttattattttgtacatcaAAAAAATTTGTacctattattattgaaaaatatcaatacatACATACCCGTTCCAAGCTTTTGATTTTCccgaaatataatgaataataaaaaaagaattaatgcaatacattaataattattgtaagacTCTAAGTATAAACACCATTTcctatttttttgttgtaacaTTTTTGCAAAACAAATCATTTTGTAGCGTCTgtctcaaaaaaataaaatcttagatCAAAAATTTTGGgctagttattttttttcatttataacttAAGTTTTgtctctatattaatatatataataaagaaagacttataatttataaattctgATAAGGAATTCTAAACAagattaaatgttgaaattatttattacgtttattatttttatgattggttaaacaagtaatatatatgttatggaAAGGACTAATTAATAAAAGGTTTCATGTAACACTATGGATACTACTACTAGCTATTATGACTGGTCGTTTCGGTATTGAGGCATAAAAATCGACGCTTTC includes these proteins:
- the LOC124532457 gene encoding uncharacterized protein LOC124532457; the encoded protein is MLVLPTRRRLSALSSGSARRRARERLRAEQTRAEGERLAKEKREQRSKEKFEQQKQARLELASYEPWGRAGGGAPNPRSVRFCNLRAIGIYPEDELKGVAAHEPCRGWSSPRRHRCTPLRLREDPQLCYADVLRQTVDNDIRYKQTPNQQQAYKQILDEMVEKRQKSIKESLRRNLEYERKMHTMDGPWGKPGPGGTIWRNPRDIGLNFSKSMGWTNNEIFNKLRGEHKRHRSSLTLPKVKTVDDCPNEDETPNKENIKPSSVEKLPDIPGKQLSPSNNDCTDEKFKSGDKEIKYTSNKNGRQKRNQNKSKFVKRLSNGERVTRRIPDDDEDNRESNVVNKKLTPEATILRVTGGIELVPLLARRRRVGARTLPSSDVTRPPDQPCEWRELMDVDYLRELKHQIRVKSEKQEESRRDSAESVQRHHKTWASLWGRPGHGAPQQRGRYARSNLAQLLYVPHLTSSNI